One window from the genome of Streptomyces sp. NBC_00091 encodes:
- a CDS encoding RNA polymerase subunit sigma-70, giving the protein MTETSPAVNAIRSVIADLAAIPDPVDRARAVGTVLDAVPALQAELRAARQAAVVELRATQSLAEVANTLGISVPRVSQIASGVSRTSRK; this is encoded by the coding sequence ATGACCGAGACTTCCCCTGCCGTCAACGCGATCCGCTCCGTGATCGCGGATCTCGCGGCCATCCCGGACCCCGTCGATCGTGCCCGCGCGGTGGGAACCGTCCTCGACGCCGTCCCCGCTCTCCAGGCCGAACTTCGCGCGGCCAGGCAGGCCGCCGTCGTCGAGCTGCGGGCCACTCAGTCCCTGGCCGAGGTGGCCAACACCCTCGGCATCTCCGTACCGCGCGTCTCCCAGATCGCCTCCGGCGTCAGCCGCACCTCGAGAAAATGA
- a CDS encoding RICIN domain-containing protein, producing the protein MHIARKSPYRLLLALLATVGFTLLVPASPASASATASAQFFMKNQNSGMCMDVPGGTDVWGTQLIQWPCNGKANQNFYSGCNGGENQRWYMTSTGNGVLDHFHNWISKKCMEVADWRTDGGAPIRLWECHTGKSQQFWNF; encoded by the coding sequence ATGCACATAGCCCGGAAGTCTCCCTACCGACTCCTCCTGGCGCTGCTCGCCACCGTTGGGTTCACCCTCCTGGTCCCGGCGAGCCCGGCATCCGCCTCCGCCACCGCGAGCGCGCAGTTCTTCATGAAGAATCAGAACAGCGGGATGTGCATGGACGTCCCCGGCGGAACCGACGTTTGGGGCACCCAGCTCATCCAGTGGCCCTGCAACGGCAAGGCCAACCAGAATTTCTACTCGGGCTGCAACGGCGGTGAGAACCAGCGTTGGTACATGACGTCCACCGGCAATGGCGTGCTCGACCACTTCCACAACTGGATCAGCAAGAAGTGCATGGAGGTGGCCGACTGGCGCACCGACGGCGGTGCCCCGATCCGGCTGTGGGAATGCCACACCGGCAAGAGCCAGCAGTTCTGGAACTTCTAA
- a CDS encoding NADH:flavin oxidoreductase/NADH oxidase family protein, whose translation MDPFTPLDLPGGTTLPNRLAKAAMEESLASQPGQLPGARMERLYARWARGGVGLIITGNVMVDRRALTSPGTVVLDARSPLEPFRRWARAASSGGAQVWMQINHPGRQVGSDMPGTAWAPSDVRVSLGKHTGRFARPTAMTEADIRSTITRFATTARRAEEAGFHGVQIHAAHGYLLSQFLSPLVNRRTDQWGGPLEHRARLLTEILAAVRTQVAPGFAVAVKLNAADFQRGGFDTDDAARVLDLLGGLGVDLVELSGGSVESPASMGHTSDHRVLEREAYFLALAERLLETATVPLMLTGGIARRTTAEKALERGVSVVGMGTALALHPDLPERWRAGEDVPATIPRLDWKDRSLACAATLAYVRHQLDRVARGSHPRPQASARRLFLLDSLQHRRRVRAYRTWLTSHPDDTREPSNH comes from the coding sequence ATGGATCCGTTCACGCCGCTTGACCTGCCCGGCGGTACCACCCTCCCCAACCGCCTCGCCAAGGCCGCCATGGAGGAGAGCCTCGCCTCCCAGCCCGGACAACTCCCCGGTGCCCGCATGGAGCGGCTCTACGCCCGCTGGGCGCGCGGCGGGGTCGGGCTGATCATCACCGGGAACGTCATGGTCGACCGGCGGGCCCTCACGTCCCCCGGCACCGTCGTCCTCGACGCCCGTTCCCCGCTGGAGCCCTTCCGCCGCTGGGCCCGCGCCGCCTCATCGGGCGGCGCCCAGGTGTGGATGCAGATCAACCACCCCGGCCGCCAGGTCGGCTCCGACATGCCCGGCACCGCCTGGGCCCCCTCCGACGTCCGGGTCAGCCTCGGCAAGCACACCGGACGCTTCGCCCGCCCCACCGCCATGACCGAGGCCGACATCCGGTCCACCATCACCCGCTTCGCCACCACGGCCCGCCGCGCCGAGGAGGCCGGCTTCCACGGGGTCCAGATCCACGCCGCCCACGGCTACCTCCTCAGCCAGTTCCTCTCCCCCCTCGTCAACCGGCGCACCGACCAGTGGGGCGGCCCCCTGGAGCACAGGGCCCGCCTCCTCACGGAGATCCTCGCCGCCGTCCGCACCCAGGTCGCGCCCGGCTTCGCCGTCGCCGTCAAGCTGAACGCCGCCGACTTCCAGCGCGGCGGCTTCGACACCGACGACGCCGCCCGCGTCCTCGACCTCCTCGGCGGTCTCGGCGTCGACCTGGTCGAACTCTCCGGCGGCAGCGTCGAGAGCCCCGCCAGCATGGGGCACACCAGCGACCACCGCGTCCTGGAGCGCGAGGCCTACTTCCTCGCCCTCGCCGAACGCCTCCTGGAAACGGCCACCGTCCCGCTGATGCTCACCGGCGGCATCGCCCGCCGCACCACCGCCGAGAAGGCCCTGGAGCGCGGCGTCTCCGTCGTCGGCATGGGCACCGCCCTGGCCCTGCATCCGGACCTGCCCGAGCGCTGGCGCGCGGGTGAGGACGTACCGGCCACCATCCCGCGGCTGGACTGGAAGGACCGCAGCCTGGCCTGCGCCGCCACACTCGCCTACGTGCGCCACCAGCTCGACCGCGTCGCGCGAGGCAGCCACCCGCGCCCCCAGGCCTCGGCCCGCCGCCTCTTCCTCCTCGACTCCCTCCAGCACCGCCGCCGCGTGCGCGCCTACAGAACCTGGCTCACTTCCCACCCCGACGACACCAGGGAGCCCTCCAATCACTGA
- a CDS encoding helix-turn-helix transcriptional regulator: MAEPSTSPVAGVQLAAAIERVVDLGAKLGRSRDEVLDPGKLNAASGVPLDVVQALLEGRAAGEPDIHERFRQRLDMLHGTHLKENGRKYSHGEIARESGISRQQVQALLGGDRRPTMDHCSRLERFFRRPAGFLQSEDADAVSCALAVVEKALLQEYSEFDALVSPPAGRGRVGLYERHGVDGIALRAALLPDQGRTRLLQWLDNYMDERAAEGETDGKTGGETDSAAGSSP; the protein is encoded by the coding sequence GTGGCAGAACCCTCCACATCACCCGTGGCCGGCGTGCAGTTGGCCGCAGCCATCGAACGGGTCGTAGACCTGGGGGCCAAGCTGGGCCGGAGCCGCGACGAGGTCCTGGACCCGGGCAAGCTGAACGCCGCCTCCGGGGTCCCCCTCGACGTGGTCCAGGCGCTCCTCGAGGGGCGGGCGGCCGGCGAGCCGGACATCCACGAACGCTTCCGGCAGCGCCTGGACATGCTTCACGGAACGCACCTCAAGGAGAACGGCCGCAAGTACTCGCACGGGGAGATCGCCCGGGAGAGCGGCATCTCCCGGCAGCAGGTGCAGGCGCTGCTCGGGGGCGACCGCCGCCCGACGATGGATCACTGCTCGAGGTTGGAGCGGTTCTTCCGGCGGCCCGCGGGGTTCCTCCAGTCGGAGGACGCCGACGCGGTGAGCTGCGCTCTGGCCGTCGTCGAGAAGGCGCTCCTCCAGGAGTACAGCGAGTTCGACGCCCTCGTCTCCCCTCCGGCCGGCCGCGGGCGAGTGGGTCTCTACGAGCGGCACGGCGTCGACGGCATCGCGCTGCGCGCGGCCCTGCTGCCCGACCAGGGGCGCACCAGGTTGCTCCAGTGGCTCGACAACTACATGGACGAGCGGGCGGCCGAGGGTGAGACCGACGGGAAGACCGGCGGGGAGACCGACTCGGCGGCCGGGAGTTCTCCCTGA
- a CDS encoding MAB_1171c family putative transporter: protein MSDLFYYVPVVLLCLAFALRVPELLRHWRDPLVRSVSVLLPLGAAVFFFAAPPTIVQVNELTGIANFSAPFVFGIVTAGSAALINLTITWRGGPESRRRTATRWCVGVYGAVIAVMLTLFALGDAPDERLRDFDTYYATTAYLWEMIVLYILAHTVATFILACLCWQWSREVTGLLRGGLILIVVGSVLNLGYSACKSLAIAARWAGGNWDAVSTTVAPTVAALASLCQCLGLALPSVGQALQTLWVRWSQYRSLKPLWMVMRAVTPYEPVRIPWWSSLGRRHLRRTCDIRDGLRLFAPYLDGDTGRPRAAHEPGPGVLKPESAAYIAMVIDAFAGLRGADAGLAGGSLATVLEGDADQLVRLSGALPPLPVPPGETPRRSGPSPVPATRAPGGPGAQ, encoded by the coding sequence ATGAGCGACCTCTTCTACTACGTCCCCGTCGTGCTCCTGTGCCTCGCGTTCGCGCTGCGGGTCCCGGAACTCCTCAGGCACTGGCGCGATCCTCTCGTCCGTTCGGTCTCCGTGCTGCTCCCGCTGGGTGCCGCCGTGTTCTTCTTCGCCGCGCCGCCGACGATCGTCCAGGTCAACGAGCTGACGGGCATCGCCAACTTCTCGGCTCCGTTCGTCTTCGGCATCGTCACGGCGGGCAGCGCGGCCCTCATCAACCTGACGATCACATGGCGCGGAGGGCCGGAGAGCCGGCGGCGCACGGCCACGCGCTGGTGCGTCGGCGTCTACGGCGCGGTGATCGCCGTCATGCTCACGCTGTTCGCACTGGGGGACGCTCCTGACGAACGTCTGCGTGACTTCGACACGTACTACGCCACGACGGCGTACCTCTGGGAGATGATCGTCCTCTACATCCTGGCGCACACGGTGGCGACCTTCATCCTCGCCTGCCTGTGCTGGCAATGGTCCCGCGAGGTCACCGGTCTCCTGCGCGGCGGTCTGATCCTCATCGTGGTCGGCTCGGTCCTGAACCTGGGATACAGCGCGTGCAAATCCCTGGCCATCGCAGCCCGCTGGGCCGGTGGGAACTGGGACGCCGTCAGTACGACAGTCGCACCGACCGTCGCCGCGCTGGCCTCGCTCTGCCAGTGCCTCGGACTTGCCCTGCCCTCTGTCGGCCAGGCCCTCCAGACGCTCTGGGTCCGGTGGTCCCAGTACCGGAGCCTCAAGCCCTTGTGGATGGTCATGCGTGCCGTGACGCCCTACGAGCCGGTGCGCATTCCCTGGTGGTCGTCACTCGGCAGGCGACATCTCCGACGTACATGTGACATCCGGGACGGCCTTCGGCTGTTCGCTCCCTACCTCGACGGCGATACGGGCCGGCCCAGAGCGGCACACGAGCCCGGCCCCGGCGTGCTCAAGCCGGAGTCGGCGGCCTACATCGCCATGGTGATCGACGCCTTCGCCGGACTGCGCGGCGCCGACGCAGGCCTTGCCGGCGGCAGCCTGGCGACCGTGCTCGAGGGCGACGCCGACCAGCTCGTCCGGCTCTCCGGCGCACTGCCCCCTCTGCCGGTCCCTCCGGGTGAAACCCCCCGGAGATCCGGCCCCTCGCCGGTTCCCGCGACCCGCGCACCAGGCGGGCCGGGGGCTCAGTGA
- a CDS encoding DUF2716 domain-containing protein — MKNESVVPIPETEYRRVWDRFHAEFGFRPSVNPAQWPSIEEPVASATWSLASLDDDPGDEGLDRLVDAVRQGLTACVPPQGRLFALDWQHVSFQFSPHLAGKPGQKPWPLSPYPDGDYYIYLTEDFSTGSFGHPWEGTLCLFGQGLLDLVGAQVDEVLGAPIRRAGRPVHRQ; from the coding sequence GTGAAGAACGAGTCCGTGGTCCCGATCCCGGAAACCGAGTACCGCCGCGTGTGGGACCGCTTCCACGCGGAGTTCGGGTTTCGGCCCAGCGTGAACCCAGCGCAGTGGCCGTCCATCGAGGAACCCGTGGCCTCGGCCACCTGGAGCTTGGCGTCGCTGGATGACGACCCTGGCGACGAGGGGCTCGACCGACTGGTCGATGCGGTCCGGCAAGGACTGACGGCCTGCGTTCCTCCGCAGGGCAGGCTGTTCGCGCTGGACTGGCAACACGTCTCGTTCCAGTTTTCGCCCCACCTGGCCGGAAAGCCAGGACAGAAGCCGTGGCCGCTGAGCCCGTATCCCGATGGCGACTACTACATCTACCTCACCGAAGACTTCTCGACCGGCAGCTTCGGGCACCCCTGGGAGGGGACGCTGTGCCTGTTCGGGCAGGGGCTCCTCGATCTCGTGGGAGCGCAGGTCGATGAGGTTCTCGGCGCGCCGATACGCAGAGCCGGTCGGCCTGTTCATCGTCAGTAG
- a CDS encoding helix-turn-helix transcriptional regulator — translation MDDEIRHPLAHARNERGWSQEELARRIRKAAARRGLRSGTRGSRVSKWETGRAAPDEDESQPLIAEVFGIDYAAVAQLGWPNWLPGQDKPLPLGPQNAVPSLQEALMTSLDRRSFLAYASASLAVLAHQWTITEPGRLPRFAAPGEVDAEMLDWLEATGAELIRFATERRRRTSHLLDAHLTTVTEFISESRYTPVAGQRLHTLAASLSQAIAWQHFDERRHASAGRFWHAALHNAHTAHQRDLGAGILSDLAYQLLWLKDARTAAAILEHAIPRTRHPTARSLLHLRQARALAVLDEDGLCRRALTAAEKALEAPSYDPAPAWCSWMSHADLAADSGRCLADLGRRRQAHQLMDEGIALLPATRAKTTSVFLTYQAETYLRDGEPDIAAETATRSLDLAGRIDAPRCVTMIRDLEPELTRYARTTPVAELLERLRAIGLHY, via the coding sequence GTGGACGACGAAATCCGCCACCCCCTCGCGCACGCCCGAAACGAACGCGGATGGTCGCAGGAGGAGCTGGCCCGCCGAATCCGCAAGGCCGCCGCCCGCCGGGGCCTGCGCTCGGGTACCAGGGGGTCGCGGGTCTCCAAATGGGAGACCGGCCGCGCCGCCCCCGACGAAGACGAATCCCAGCCGCTCATCGCCGAGGTCTTCGGCATCGACTACGCGGCCGTCGCCCAGCTCGGCTGGCCCAACTGGCTCCCGGGCCAGGACAAGCCGCTTCCGCTCGGCCCGCAGAATGCTGTTCCCTCACTGCAAGAGGCCCTGATGACCTCCCTGGACCGCCGGTCGTTCCTCGCCTACGCCAGCGCCTCGCTGGCCGTTCTCGCCCACCAGTGGACGATCACCGAGCCCGGCCGGCTGCCGCGTTTCGCCGCGCCCGGTGAAGTCGATGCGGAGATGCTCGACTGGCTGGAGGCGACCGGGGCGGAGCTGATCCGTTTCGCCACCGAACGCAGGCGACGCACCAGCCATCTGCTCGACGCGCACCTGACCACCGTCACCGAATTCATCAGCGAGTCCCGCTACACCCCCGTTGCCGGGCAGCGGCTGCACACCCTGGCCGCCTCCCTCTCGCAGGCCATCGCCTGGCAGCACTTCGACGAACGCCGCCACGCCTCCGCCGGCCGCTTCTGGCACGCCGCCCTCCACAACGCTCACACCGCCCACCAGCGCGACCTCGGCGCGGGCATCCTGTCCGACCTCGCGTACCAATTGCTGTGGCTCAAGGACGCCCGCACCGCGGCGGCCATCCTCGAGCACGCCATCCCCCGCACCCGGCACCCCACCGCCCGGTCCCTCCTCCACCTGCGCCAGGCCCGCGCCCTCGCCGTCCTCGACGAGGACGGGTTGTGCCGCCGGGCCCTCACCGCCGCGGAGAAGGCGCTGGAGGCCCCGTCGTACGATCCCGCCCCCGCCTGGTGCTCGTGGATGTCACACGCCGACCTGGCCGCGGACAGCGGCCGTTGCCTCGCGGACCTCGGCCGGCGCCGCCAGGCCCACCAGCTCATGGACGAGGGCATCGCCCTGCTGCCCGCCACCCGCGCCAAGACCACCTCGGTGTTCCTGACCTACCAGGCCGAGACCTACCTCCGCGACGGCGAACCCGACATCGCGGCGGAAACAGCCACCCGCTCCCTCGACCTGGCCGGCCGGATCGACGCCCCCAGGTGCGTGACGATGATCCGCGACCTCGAACCCGAACTCACCCGCTACGCCCGGACAACTCCCGTCGCCGAGCTCCTCGAACGCCTCCGAGCCATCGGTTTGCACTACTGA
- a CDS encoding cytochrome P450, whose product MPSATDRYDPLAAEILRDPYPVLAELREREPVFWHEGMDSWGLTRYADCVRVLRDHETFARDPRRTGGTVPVPSLSVQTLDPPRQSRVRSLFMSALRAQDLGAVEERARLLVLARLGELAGAGPFDVVAEIAVPLSVAVVADLLGVEAPPYGEFAAVSDAIMRSMDGGLNPALVEPGRVARRQLSDLVDSWFAASARPGLLARVRQATVRDSDALTRLYVKNTARVMFQGGYSTLAAAVGNAVHTLLAHPGALHQMRGRTLLATGADELVRFDGPVQGTTRTAVRACRIGTVHITPGQKVVPLFAAANRDPAAFTRADELVLDRTPNRHLGYGWGPHSCIGTSVAQAGLRALIAALNGHPARPAAAGEGVRRRTATMRAFDTLPAVLLP is encoded by the coding sequence ATGCCGTCTGCGACCGACCGCTACGACCCCCTGGCCGCGGAGATCCTGCGCGACCCGTACCCGGTGCTGGCCGAACTGCGTGAGCGCGAGCCGGTGTTCTGGCACGAGGGCATGGACTCGTGGGGGCTGACCCGGTACGCGGACTGCGTGCGGGTGCTGCGCGACCACGAGACCTTCGCACGCGACCCGCGGCGCACCGGAGGCACGGTGCCCGTGCCGAGCCTGAGCGTGCAGACCCTCGACCCGCCGCGGCAGAGCCGGGTCCGCTCCCTGTTCATGAGCGCGCTGCGCGCCCAGGACCTGGGTGCGGTCGAGGAGCGTGCCCGCCTGCTGGTGCTGGCCCGGCTGGGCGAGCTGGCGGGTGCCGGCCCGTTCGATGTGGTGGCCGAGATCGCGGTGCCGCTGTCCGTGGCGGTCGTGGCCGATCTGCTGGGCGTCGAGGCCCCGCCGTACGGGGAGTTCGCCGCGGTGTCGGACGCGATCATGCGGAGCATGGACGGCGGCCTCAACCCGGCCCTCGTCGAGCCGGGCCGCGTCGCCCGCCGGCAGCTGAGCGACCTGGTCGACTCCTGGTTCGCGGCCTCGGCCCGGCCCGGCCTGCTGGCCCGGGTGCGGCAGGCCACGGTGCGTGACTCCGACGCGCTCACCCGGCTGTACGTGAAGAACACGGCGCGGGTGATGTTCCAGGGCGGGTACAGCACGCTGGCGGCCGCCGTCGGCAACGCCGTGCACACCCTCCTCGCCCACCCGGGGGCCCTGCACCAGATGCGCGGCCGGACACTACTGGCCACGGGCGCTGATGAACTGGTGCGCTTCGACGGGCCGGTGCAGGGCACCACGCGTACGGCGGTGCGGGCGTGCCGGATCGGCACGGTGCACATCACACCCGGGCAGAAGGTCGTCCCGCTGTTCGCGGCGGCCAACCGCGACCCGGCCGCCTTCACCCGGGCGGACGAGCTGGTGCTGGACCGCACCCCGAACCGCCACCTCGGCTACGGGTGGGGGCCGCACTCCTGCATCGGGACATCCGTCGCCCAGGCAGGGCTGCGCGCCCTGATCGCAGCCCTGAACGGCCACCCGGCCCGGCCGGCCGCCGCCGGCGAGGGCGTACGGCGCCGCACGGCGACCATGCGGGCCTTCGACACGCTGCCCGCAGTGCTCCTTCCCTGA
- a CDS encoding peptide ligase PGM1-related protein produces MRILIGNHIDPSIRERGDMRAWTQRLLWFARPGDLLILCCEPDAAFVDHALAHTGVKREELTVLAAPAGAWGERLLDPASLTVPAFVEQVRAALAPAGADAVSEVFALWPSAAVARLADALGVADRLPGAAFFGQGGGEIGNSKANFRALAAAAGVPILPGRVCRSVSEAVDATGALLEHSASGAVVVKQAHNGAGVGNQLLVREPETAVDHVGARHLHHLAPGPDGIAAYWAERWPWASGEGRWPVVVEEFAPGAEAVYSEHYAADTGTRATEMGRLRYVGRRLSHQVVPLDGVTEQVRAALLDGGAQLAEAYRAMGYRGYLSADALVLPGGAVVFTEVNAQVSGSLHIYRSIAHGIVDIAAAPPRQVVEYHVPPTWAVPSFAAFLAALDELGLMYDPAARTGVIVSMPALPLSPGAPVQFVFCLAYDPAEGHAGVFDRLDARFASVSAGTYDASQHVGTGAVSFSS; encoded by the coding sequence GTGCGCATCCTCATCGGCAACCACATCGATCCCTCGATCCGCGAGCGCGGCGACATGCGGGCCTGGACGCAGCGCCTGCTGTGGTTCGCGCGCCCCGGGGACCTGCTCATCCTGTGCTGCGAGCCGGACGCGGCGTTCGTCGACCACGCCCTGGCCCACACCGGTGTGAAGCGCGAGGAGCTGACCGTGCTGGCCGCACCGGCCGGGGCGTGGGGCGAGCGGCTGCTCGATCCCGCCTCCCTGACCGTGCCCGCGTTCGTGGAGCAGGTGCGGGCCGCCCTCGCTCCGGCCGGGGCCGACGCGGTGAGCGAGGTGTTCGCGCTGTGGCCGTCGGCCGCCGTGGCGCGGCTCGCAGACGCCCTGGGCGTGGCCGACCGCCTCCCGGGGGCCGCCTTCTTCGGGCAGGGCGGCGGGGAGATCGGCAACAGCAAGGCGAACTTCCGGGCCCTGGCGGCGGCGGCCGGGGTGCCGATCCTGCCGGGCCGGGTCTGCCGCTCGGTCTCCGAGGCGGTCGACGCGACGGGCGCGCTGCTGGAGCACTCCGCGTCCGGGGCCGTCGTGGTCAAGCAGGCCCACAACGGGGCCGGAGTCGGCAACCAGCTGCTCGTACGCGAGCCGGAGACGGCCGTGGACCACGTCGGTGCCCGGCACCTGCACCACCTGGCCCCGGGCCCGGACGGCATCGCCGCGTACTGGGCCGAGCGGTGGCCGTGGGCGAGCGGGGAAGGCCGGTGGCCGGTCGTCGTCGAGGAGTTCGCGCCCGGCGCGGAGGCGGTGTACTCCGAGCACTACGCCGCCGACACCGGCACCCGGGCCACCGAGATGGGCCGCCTGCGGTACGTCGGGCGGCGTCTGAGCCACCAGGTCGTGCCGCTGGACGGCGTCACCGAGCAGGTGCGGGCGGCCCTGCTGGACGGCGGTGCCCAGCTGGCCGAGGCGTACCGGGCGATGGGCTACCGCGGGTACCTGAGCGCGGACGCCCTGGTCCTGCCCGGCGGCGCCGTGGTGTTCACCGAGGTCAACGCCCAGGTCAGCGGGTCGCTGCACATCTACCGGTCGATCGCCCACGGCATCGTCGACATCGCCGCCGCCCCACCGAGGCAGGTGGTCGAGTACCACGTCCCGCCCACCTGGGCCGTGCCCTCGTTCGCCGCCTTCCTGGCCGCGCTCGACGAGCTGGGCCTGATGTACGACCCGGCCGCCCGGACCGGGGTGATCGTGTCGATGCCCGCCCTGCCCCTCTCCCCCGGGGCGCCGGTGCAGTTCGTGTTCTGCCTCGCCTACGACCCCGCCGAGGGCCACGCGGGCGTGTTCGACCGGCTCGACGCGCGGTTCGCGAGCGTATCCGCCGGCACTTACGACGCCAGCCAGCACGTCGGCACCGGCGCCGTGTCCTTCTCCTCCTGA
- a CDS encoding aspartyl/asparaginyl beta-hydroxylase domain-containing protein, with the protein MTTSPTEAAGAAGAAQLLPVFDAGRLADELAAVTAHTWNVQRTHTYGGQVGLPATIDWRVLPLRSLGGDPERTDPGGPGPQPFAATRWLGRLPYLAEILDSVPAPLNAVRLMALGPGAVSNPHCDPKYRLDRGIVRLHIPVVTDPGAVLVLDGVKHCWQPGTLWYGDFSREHLVRNTSWKVTRVHVVIDALLTADLAAWFPDSWQELLTHGEVLLNHTGPATAPAWPAELPYEALLPSGFADFDSAAPLDGSLIPARIDLGGDGVLALTIAGRAFALLPVDEAEFRFSGWSEQRTLQPQGDGGLTLRVRRGRALADRQVSAR; encoded by the coding sequence ATGACCACCTCCCCCACCGAAGCCGCCGGGGCCGCCGGGGCCGCCCAGCTCCTCCCCGTCTTCGACGCCGGCCGGCTCGCCGACGAACTCGCCGCCGTCACCGCCCACACCTGGAACGTGCAGCGCACGCACACCTACGGCGGCCAGGTCGGCCTGCCCGCCACGATCGACTGGCGGGTCCTGCCGCTGCGCAGCCTCGGCGGCGATCCGGAGCGCACCGACCCGGGCGGCCCCGGGCCGCAGCCGTTCGCGGCGACGCGCTGGCTCGGCCGGCTGCCCTACCTCGCGGAGATCCTGGACTCGGTCCCGGCCCCGCTGAACGCCGTCCGGCTGATGGCGCTGGGTCCGGGCGCCGTCTCGAACCCGCACTGCGACCCCAAGTACCGCCTGGACCGGGGCATCGTGCGCCTGCACATCCCCGTCGTCACCGACCCGGGCGCCGTACTCGTCCTGGACGGCGTCAAACACTGCTGGCAGCCGGGCACCCTCTGGTACGGCGACTTCTCCCGCGAACACCTGGTGCGCAACACCAGCTGGAAGGTGACCCGGGTCCACGTAGTCATCGACGCCCTGCTCACTGCGGACCTCGCCGCCTGGTTCCCGGACTCCTGGCAGGAACTCCTCACCCACGGCGAGGTCCTCCTCAACCACACCGGCCCCGCCACGGCTCCCGCCTGGCCCGCCGAGCTGCCGTACGAGGCGCTGCTGCCGTCCGGGTTCGCGGACTTCGACTCGGCCGCCCCGCTGGACGGCTCCCTCATCCCCGCCCGCATCGACCTCGGCGGCGACGGCGTCCTCGCCCTGACGATCGCCGGGCGCGCCTTCGCGCTCCTCCCGGTCGACGAGGCCGAGTTCCGCTTCTCCGGCTGGAGCGAGCAGCGCACCCTCCAGCCGCAGGGCGACGGCGGCCTGACCCTGCGGGTCCGGCGCGGCCGCGCGCTCGCCGACCGGCAGGTGAGCGCCAGGTGA
- a CDS encoding glycine amidinotransferase, with protein sequence MPRLNSHDEFTPLKEVIVGSAANYVGHDRDVSFELFHHENLKGFRSDWAYPRLTRAAAGHRESWTIKQRYAEELHEDVEALAATLAALGVTVHRPLPLPPDAAPIAGLGWEAAPTPALNIRDNTLILGDEIIETPPAIRSRYLETRLLAPTFTGYWENGARWTTMPRPTLTDNSFDLAYARDTATTLGGPTEAIDDPQPSPYDVGLEMMLDGAQVLRLGRDLIVNVAQENHSRGAAWLERHLGHRYRVHRVWRMADNHIDSMVLALKPGVFLARHGGIRELMPEPLRSWRYIVPPEPDAGAFPVYDDYEDLVLTSPYIDLNVLSVDERTVLVNEECTGLVKTLETEGFEVVPVRHRHRRLFGGGFHCFTLDTHRTGGFEDYLS encoded by the coding sequence ATGCCCCGCCTGAACAGCCACGACGAATTCACCCCGCTCAAGGAGGTCATCGTCGGGTCCGCCGCCAACTACGTGGGTCACGACCGCGACGTCAGCTTCGAGCTGTTCCACCACGAGAACCTGAAGGGCTTCCGGTCGGACTGGGCCTATCCGCGCCTGACCCGGGCGGCGGCCGGCCACCGGGAGAGCTGGACCATCAAGCAGCGGTACGCCGAGGAGCTGCACGAGGACGTCGAGGCCCTGGCCGCCACGCTCGCCGCACTCGGGGTCACCGTGCACCGGCCGCTGCCCCTGCCCCCGGACGCGGCACCCATCGCGGGCCTGGGCTGGGAGGCCGCACCCACCCCCGCGCTGAACATCCGCGACAACACGCTGATCCTCGGCGACGAAATCATCGAGACGCCTCCCGCGATCCGCTCCCGCTACCTGGAAACCCGCCTGCTCGCCCCCACCTTCACCGGCTACTGGGAGAACGGCGCGCGGTGGACGACGATGCCCCGCCCCACCCTCACCGACAACTCCTTCGACCTGGCCTACGCGCGGGACACCGCGACCACCCTGGGCGGGCCGACCGAGGCCATCGACGACCCGCAGCCGAGCCCGTACGACGTCGGCCTGGAGATGATGCTGGACGGCGCGCAGGTGCTGCGGCTGGGCCGCGACCTGATCGTCAACGTCGCGCAGGAGAACCACAGCAGGGGCGCGGCGTGGCTGGAGCGGCACCTCGGCCACCGGTACCGCGTCCACCGGGTGTGGCGGATGGCGGACAACCACATCGACAGCATGGTCCTCGCCCTGAAGCCGGGGGTGTTCCTGGCCCGGCACGGCGGCATCCGGGAGCTGATGCCCGAGCCGCTGCGCTCGTGGCGCTACATCGTGCCGCCGGAGCCGGACGCGGGGGCGTTCCCGGTCTACGACGACTACGAGGACCTGGTCCTCACCAGCCCCTACATCGACCTCAACGTGCTCTCGGTCGACGAGCGCACCGTGCTGGTCAACGAGGAGTGCACCGGCCTGGTCAAGACCCTGGAGACCGAGGGCTTCGAGGTGGTGCCCGTACGGCACCGGCACCGGAGGCTGTTCGGCGGAGGGTTCCACTGCTTCACCCTGGACACGCACCGCACCGGCGGCTTCGAGGACTATCTGTCGTGA